The following are encoded together in the Gemmatimonadota bacterium genome:
- the apaG gene encoding Co2+/Mg2+ efflux protein ApaG, producing the protein MPPVRVPLFHRITDGIRITARPTFLHERSSAAIGQFVFEYHIRIENCGEQAAQLRSRRWLIHDDSAGDSVVEGDGVVGEQPYLQPGEVHEYRSYCVLKSQQGWMEGTYRFVRDDGSTFDAVIPRFTLDA; encoded by the coding sequence ATGCCCCCAGTTCGCGTGCCGCTCTTTCACCGGATCACGGACGGAATCCGCATCACCGCGCGTCCGACCTTCCTGCACGAGCGCTCGAGCGCCGCCATCGGCCAGTTCGTCTTCGAGTACCACATCCGCATCGAGAACTGCGGCGAGCAGGCGGCGCAGCTTCGCTCGCGGCGGTGGCTCATCCACGACGACTCGGCCGGCGACTCGGTCGTCGAAGGGGACGGCGTGGTGGGCGAGCAGCCGTACCTGCAGCCGGGTGAGGTGCACGAGTACCGCTCGTACTGCGTGCTCAAGTCGCAGCAGGGGTGGATGGAGGGGACGTATCGCTTCGTGCGCGACGACGGCTCGACGTTCGACGCCGTGATTCCGCGCTTCACGCTCGACGCCTAG
- a CDS encoding MBL fold metallo-hydrolase produces the protein MTSSLGRAAGPRSARIQASPQFNGRTFANTYPVSIGFKDGVERPSLREFLCGGERRIPSGTIPIVNPVARWAAPPETGLRVTRLGHSTLLIEIDGVRILTDPVWSTRVSPLAFAGPKRFHPVPAPLAALPPLDVVLVSHDHYDHLDRQTIRALARAGVPFVTSLGVGAIIESWGVPPETVIELDWWERTEVNGVTITATPSQHFSGRGIKDRNSTLWSAMHLQGDRHSFFFGADSGLTPEFKEIGHRLGPFDVVALEIGAYHPSWGDIHLGPEHALVARGMLGSGALLPIHWGTFNLAIHPWDEPAETIVRLAPDAQVQLLLPRFGEAIEPARAEGIVPWWRGIAAGRAPGNDDEGLARRALEWLPD, from the coding sequence ATGACCTCGAGCCTCGGACGCGCCGCGGGTCCCCGCAGCGCACGCATCCAGGCTTCGCCGCAATTCAACGGGCGCACCTTCGCCAACACGTACCCCGTCTCGATCGGCTTCAAGGACGGGGTGGAACGTCCGTCGCTTCGCGAGTTCCTGTGCGGGGGGGAACGGCGCATTCCGTCGGGGACGATCCCGATCGTGAATCCGGTGGCGCGCTGGGCGGCGCCCCCCGAGACGGGGCTGCGCGTCACGCGACTCGGCCATTCGACACTCCTCATCGAGATCGATGGCGTGCGCATCCTCACCGACCCGGTGTGGAGCACGCGTGTCTCGCCGCTCGCCTTCGCCGGCCCCAAGCGCTTTCACCCGGTGCCGGCGCCGCTGGCGGCGCTCCCGCCGCTCGACGTCGTGCTCGTCTCGCACGACCACTACGATCACCTCGACCGGCAGACGATCCGCGCCCTGGCCCGTGCCGGCGTCCCGTTCGTCACGTCGTTAGGCGTGGGGGCCATCATCGAGTCGTGGGGGGTCCCGCCCGAGACCGTGATCGAGCTCGACTGGTGGGAGCGCACCGAGGTGAACGGCGTCACGATCACCGCGACGCCCTCGCAGCACTTCTCCGGTCGCGGGATCAAGGACCGGAACAGCACGCTCTGGTCGGCGATGCACCTGCAGGGCGACCGGCACTCGTTCTTCTTCGGCGCCGACTCGGGGCTCACCCCGGAGTTCAAGGAGATCGGCCATCGCCTGGGACCGTTCGACGTGGTCGCCCTCGAGATCGGGGCCTACCATCCGTCGTGGGGCGACATCCACCTGGGCCCCGAGCATGCGCTCGTGGCGCGCGGGATGCTGGGGAGCGGGGCGCTCCTTCCCATCCACTGGGGGACGTTCAACCTCGCCATCCACCCGTGGGATGAGCCCGCGGAGACGATCGTGCGCCTCGCCCCCGACGCGCAGGTGCAACTGCTGCTCCCCAGGTTCGGCGAGGCGATCGAACCGGCGCGCGCGGAGGGAATCGTCCCCTGGTGGCGCGGCATCGCCGCAGGGCGCGCCCCAGGCAACGACGATGAGGGGCTGGCCCGGCGCGCCCTGGAGTGGCTGCCGGACTAA
- a CDS encoding ATP-dependent 6-phosphofructokinase, protein MSGSKGTIGILTGGGDVPGLNPAIRAITIRALREGYRVIGIRRGWAGLVDYHREKDADNSDNIQVLSEAIVNRAGRTGGTFLHTSRTRPSHLPLERVPAYLTGYENKVNDVTPDILKNLEHIGIDTLIPIGGDDTLSYGKRLHDEGVNVVAIPKTMDNDVYGTDYCIGFSTCVTRTIELTHALRTSAGSHERYLVIEVFGRYAGFTALLPTMAGAADRCVIPEHAVDVEQLAELLTYDRNRHPSRYAVVLVSEGAQLASHDGMSFEGSEADMFGHRKLGGVGDKVAAALKELSPKYNNGRRIDVVSQRLGYLVRSGDPDALDSIVPMAFGNLALDLILKKRFGRLVSIHRGFYDSVHIGSVTSEKKVVQVGKYYETSRLRPIYDFDGAPLFIMTSD, encoded by the coding sequence ATGTCGGGCTCGAAGGGGACCATCGGCATCCTTACCGGCGGGGGCGACGTCCCCGGCCTCAATCCAGCCATTCGCGCCATCACGATCCGCGCGCTGCGCGAGGGGTATCGCGTGATCGGTATCCGCCGCGGCTGGGCTGGGCTGGTCGACTACCATCGTGAGAAGGACGCCGACAACAGCGACAACATCCAGGTCCTCTCCGAGGCGATCGTGAACCGCGCCGGCCGTACGGGCGGGACCTTCCTGCACACGTCGCGCACGCGCCCCTCGCACCTGCCGCTCGAGCGCGTCCCCGCGTACCTGACCGGGTATGAGAACAAGGTCAACGACGTTACTCCCGACATCCTCAAGAACCTCGAGCACATCGGGATCGACACGCTCATCCCCATCGGGGGCGACGACACGCTGTCGTACGGCAAGCGCTTGCATGACGAGGGTGTAAACGTTGTCGCCATCCCGAAGACGATGGACAACGACGTCTACGGGACCGACTACTGCATCGGCTTCAGCACCTGCGTGACGCGCACGATCGAGCTCACGCACGCACTGCGCACCTCGGCGGGGTCGCACGAGCGTTACCTCGTCATCGAGGTCTTCGGGCGCTATGCCGGCTTCACGGCGCTGCTCCCCACCATGGCCGGCGCTGCCGACCGCTGCGTCATTCCCGAGCACGCGGTCGACGTGGAGCAGCTGGCGGAGCTGCTCACCTACGATCGCAACCGTCACCCGAGTCGTTATGCGGTCGTGCTCGTCTCCGAAGGGGCGCAGCTCGCCTCGCACGACGGGATGAGCTTCGAGGGGTCGGAGGCCGACATGTTCGGCCACCGCAAGCTGGGCGGGGTGGGGGACAAGGTCGCCGCGGCGCTCAAGGAGCTGTCGCCCAAGTACAACAACGGACGCCGCATCGACGTCGTGAGCCAGCGCCTGGGCTACCTGGTGCGCTCGGGCGATCCCGACGCGCTCGACTCGATCGTCCCGATGGCCTTCGGCAACCTGGCGCTCGACCTCATCCTCAAGAAGCGCTTCGGGCGGTTAGTCAGCATTCACCGCGGCTTCTACGACAGCGTGCACATCGGCAGCGTGACGTCGGAGAAGAAAGTCGTGCAGGTGGGAAAGTACTACGAGACGAGCCGGCTGCGTCCCATCTACGACTTCGACGGGGCGCCGCTCTTCATCATGACGAGCGACTGA
- a CDS encoding PaaI family thioesterase codes for MAFLQDLYPDDYSHCHGCGRLNPHGLHIKSEWRDGETVAHFMPGEYHIALPGYVYGGLLASLVDCHSIAAGAAAAMHAAGELPGRDQTPRFVTGSLHVDFLKPTPMGIELVLRSRAEEVGARKVIVATSVMAGDVEVARGKVTAVRMPSTMAAAG; via the coding sequence ATGGCATTCCTCCAGGATCTCTATCCCGACGACTACTCCCATTGCCACGGGTGCGGTCGCCTCAACCCGCACGGGCTGCACATCAAGAGCGAGTGGCGTGACGGCGAGACCGTCGCGCACTTCATGCCGGGGGAGTATCACATCGCCCTCCCGGGCTACGTGTATGGCGGGCTCCTTGCCTCGCTGGTGGATTGCCATTCGATCGCGGCCGGTGCGGCGGCCGCGATGCACGCTGCGGGCGAGCTTCCCGGACGCGACCAGACGCCGCGCTTCGTGACCGGGTCGCTGCACGTCGATTTCCTCAAGCCCACCCCGATGGGGATCGAGCTGGTGCTGCGGTCGCGCGCCGAGGAGGTGGGGGCGCGCAAGGTGATCGTCGCTACGAGTGTCATGGCCGGCGACGTGGAAGTGGCGCGCGGCAAGGTGACGGCGGTGCGCATGCCGTCGACGATGGCCGCGGCGGGGTAG
- a CDS encoding SRPBCC family protein: MSATEPVPTSDRELVLTRLIDAPRAALYRAWTEPELIKQWFVPKPWSIAAAETDVRAGGSSLIVMRDPEGTEYPNRGIYLEVVPNEKLVFTDAYTSAWEPSDKPFMTVTVTFEEEAGKTRYTARARHWTVADREQHEQMGFHVGWGICADQLAALAATL; encoded by the coding sequence ATGTCCGCGACAGAACCGGTACCGACCTCCGACCGCGAACTCGTCCTCACGCGCCTGATCGACGCGCCGCGCGCCGCGCTTTATCGTGCGTGGACCGAGCCCGAACTCATCAAGCAGTGGTTCGTCCCGAAGCCGTGGAGCATTGCGGCTGCCGAAACCGATGTGCGCGCGGGGGGCTCGTCGTTGATCGTGATGCGCGACCCCGAGGGGACGGAGTACCCGAATCGCGGGATCTATCTCGAGGTCGTCCCCAACGAGAAGCTCGTCTTCACCGACGCCTACACCTCGGCCTGGGAGCCGTCGGACAAGCCGTTCATGACGGTGACCGTGACGTTCGAGGAGGAGGCGGGGAAGACGCGCTACACCGCGCGCGCGCGCCACTGGACCGTGGCCGATCGGGAGCAGCATGAGCAGATGGGGTTCCACGTGGGGTGGGGGATTTGCGCTGACCAGTTGGCGGCACTCGCGGCCACATTGTAG